In Spinacia oleracea cultivar Varoflay chromosome 5, BTI_SOV_V1, whole genome shotgun sequence, a single window of DNA contains:
- the LOC110788576 gene encoding uncharacterized protein: METMPEAFKGNRSTIWKEYMKLDSSETKDRAICKHFKTASFIANSHYGTSNMRNHIQKYEHYLAYVQRSNTDGKISSIYDQKLEIFCQEYTPEGSLPPETQAHHMTITSVNLTILQHMTTMKSYLLMLGDHNCKLILGMLNWKEQLSLTS, from the exons ATGGAGACAATGCCAGAG GCTTTTAAGGGAAACAGGAGTACAATCTGGAAGGAATACATGAAGCTTGACTCGTCAGAAACTAAAGATAGGGCAATTTGCAAACATTTCAAGACCGCCTCTTTCATCGCCAACTCACATTATGGAACTTCCAATATGAGAAATCATATCCAGAAGTATGAACATTATCTTGCATACGTTCAACGTTCGAATACTGACGGAAAAATAAGTTCTATTTACGACCAAAAG TTAGAGATATTTTGCCAGGAATATACCCCGGAAGGCTCCCTCCCACCTGAAACACAAGCACACCATATGACAATCACAAGCGTAAATTTGACTATTTTGCa ACATATGACAACAATGAAGTCGTACCTACTTATGCTGGGAGATCACAATTGCAAGCTTATCTTGGGGATGCTAAATTGGAAAGAACAGCTAAGCTTGACATCTTAA